One Tomitella gaofuii DNA segment encodes these proteins:
- a CDS encoding LysR family transcriptional regulator produces MALIPPKGTRFVEDDEITALWLGLCGLIRDLHRLLTMYTPEETPKPRAVGPDNNFSVQKLEVFCSVVELGGVGRAAEALFVSQPVVSAHLKSLEKHIGAQLFVKDGRSIRLSEPGQTVYRWASDVLRSRRELDKSLESLSAGTAGSVRIAASMSAGNSLLTPVVVDFRRRYRDVDITVTNSSVEVAMETVRAGRADFCVVATDAVVDARSYEAELIGQPPFVLLAAVDDDRVPDRVGAVELAQLPFITPPGGFAIRHSQEAALARLGVKHRHVEIELGSAEAIKQAVSGGLGVALLWRVSARQELARGELREITIAGPPIRDKLYFVTRSRKRLTPVQQRLRRAITESIPDLLEA; encoded by the coding sequence GTGGCATTGATTCCTCCGAAGGGAACGCGCTTCGTCGAAGACGACGAAATCACGGCGTTATGGTTAGGTCTATGCGGATTGATCCGAGACTTGCATAGGCTATTGACTATGTATACGCCCGAGGAGACGCCGAAACCGCGCGCGGTCGGCCCCGACAACAACTTCTCAGTCCAGAAGCTGGAGGTCTTCTGTTCGGTCGTCGAGCTCGGCGGCGTCGGCAGGGCAGCCGAGGCACTGTTCGTCTCGCAGCCGGTGGTGAGCGCCCACCTCAAGTCGCTCGAAAAGCACATCGGCGCACAGCTTTTCGTCAAAGATGGCAGGTCGATCCGTCTGAGTGAGCCGGGCCAGACGGTCTACCGGTGGGCGTCCGATGTGCTGCGCAGCCGGCGGGAGCTCGACAAGTCGTTGGAATCGCTGTCCGCGGGCACTGCGGGCAGTGTCCGGATCGCGGCGAGCATGTCGGCCGGCAACAGCCTGCTCACACCGGTGGTCGTCGATTTCCGGCGGCGGTACCGCGACGTGGACATCACGGTGACGAACTCGTCGGTGGAGGTGGCGATGGAGACCGTCCGTGCCGGGCGGGCGGACTTCTGCGTGGTCGCCACGGATGCCGTGGTCGATGCTCGTTCGTACGAAGCCGAACTGATCGGCCAACCACCGTTCGTACTTCTGGCCGCCGTCGACGACGATCGGGTTCCCGATAGGGTCGGGGCCGTCGAACTCGCGCAGCTTCCATTCATCACGCCTCCCGGCGGATTCGCCATCCGACACAGCCAGGAGGCGGCGCTGGCGCGGCTCGGCGTCAAGCACCGGCATGTCGAGATCGAACTGGGCAGCGCGGAGGCCATCAAGCAGGCGGTCTCCGGCGGGCTCGGCGTGGCTCTTCTGTGGCGGGTGTCGGCGCGCCAGGAGCTCGCCCGGGGAGAGTTGCGGGAGATCACGATCGCGGGTCCGCCGATCAGGGACAAGCTCTACTTCGTCACCCGTAGCCGCAAACGGCTCACACCGGTCCAGCAGCGTCTGCGGCGGGCGATCACCGAATCGATCCCCGACCTGCTCGAAGCCTGA
- a CDS encoding GntR family transcriptional regulator: MMSTDGFVGLGNRVQRRGSADLLAEEILNRIVEGEIPPGTPLRESMLARESGLARNTVREAIRILVADGLVQHYPNKGAAVCKLDGEDVMDLYRVRLMAELEGIRSVARLTPGQEAAFEQSLQSFEAAAGGSSASGLVAADLHFHTLLVDLAGSPRLDRLYRSILNEVRFGFSLLTAADREIDNPRPLVDEHRAIYESLVAGDGEACAALLTEHLGHYKRRMVDLVRQRAAEPVGASAQ, encoded by the coding sequence ATGATGAGCACCGACGGATTCGTGGGACTGGGGAACAGGGTGCAGCGGCGCGGTAGTGCCGATCTGCTCGCCGAGGAGATCCTCAATCGGATCGTCGAGGGCGAGATCCCGCCGGGGACGCCGCTGCGCGAGTCGATGCTGGCGCGTGAATCCGGCCTCGCCCGCAACACCGTCCGCGAGGCGATCCGGATCCTGGTGGCCGACGGGCTGGTGCAGCACTACCCCAACAAGGGCGCCGCCGTGTGCAAGCTCGACGGCGAGGACGTCATGGACCTCTATCGGGTCCGGCTCATGGCGGAACTCGAGGGGATCCGGTCGGTCGCACGTCTCACGCCGGGACAGGAGGCGGCCTTCGAGCAGTCGCTGCAGTCGTTCGAGGCCGCCGCCGGCGGCAGCAGTGCAAGCGGGCTGGTCGCAGCCGACCTGCATTTCCACACGCTGCTCGTGGACCTGGCGGGCAGTCCGCGTCTCGACAGGCTCTACCGGAGCATCCTCAACGAGGTGCGCTTCGGCTTCTCCCTGCTGACTGCAGCCGATCGCGAGATCGACAACCCGCGGCCGCTGGTGGACGAGCACCGCGCCATCTACGAGTCGTTGGTCGCCGGCGATGGCGAAGCCTGCGCGGCCCTGCTCACCGAGCACCTCGGGCACTACAAGCGGCGCATGGTCGACCTCGTCCGGCAACGCGCCGCCGAGCCCGTCGGCGCGTCGGCCCAGTAA
- a CDS encoding aromatic ring-hydroxylating oxygenase subunit alpha, protein MSLLDQPLGTQPTDYNPRTLPFSWYSDPEIYRRETKAIFEKFWQYVGPTHSLPNPGDFFRIQIGDVPVLVTRDKDGELHALVNVCRHRGAEVKLEQAGNCNMLTCHYHAWTYGLDGSLKSAPRTRKEEGFDKEKLGLRSLPIATYGPFIFVSLDDDVPPLTEYMGDLPAVIEGTGVNLDRLELRDRKEYRLKANWKIVIENFLECYHCPNAHPSFADAIDLSSYDSEESGWMSTQFGPPVDTDGIDQCQIREGRYNFLFPTLSLNIYPGHGNVSTNQIIPIDEENTLAVYEYFFEEGADEQEAQATSELIHQVMIEDLVLCESAHRGAKSGQVPEGRLVTKHEHSISHFQDLIRSTVGG, encoded by the coding sequence TTGTCGCTTCTCGATCAGCCCCTCGGCACGCAGCCGACCGACTACAACCCCCGCACACTGCCCTTCTCGTGGTACTCGGACCCGGAGATCTACCGGCGCGAGACCAAGGCGATCTTCGAGAAGTTCTGGCAGTACGTCGGCCCCACGCACTCACTGCCCAACCCCGGGGACTTCTTCCGGATCCAGATCGGCGACGTGCCGGTGCTCGTCACCCGGGACAAGGACGGCGAGCTGCACGCGCTGGTCAACGTGTGCCGCCACCGCGGCGCCGAGGTCAAGCTGGAACAGGCCGGCAACTGCAACATGCTCACCTGCCACTACCACGCGTGGACCTACGGTCTCGACGGCTCGCTCAAGTCGGCGCCCCGCACGCGCAAGGAGGAGGGCTTCGACAAGGAGAAGCTCGGTCTGCGCAGCCTGCCGATCGCGACATACGGGCCGTTCATCTTCGTCTCGCTCGACGACGACGTGCCGCCGCTGACCGAGTACATGGGCGATCTGCCGGCGGTCATCGAAGGCACCGGGGTGAATCTGGACCGGCTGGAGCTGCGCGACCGCAAGGAATACCGGCTCAAGGCCAACTGGAAGATCGTCATCGAGAACTTCCTGGAGTGCTATCACTGCCCCAACGCACACCCCAGCTTCGCCGACGCCATCGACCTGAGCAGCTACGACAGCGAGGAATCCGGCTGGATGTCCACGCAGTTCGGCCCGCCGGTCGACACCGACGGCATCGATCAGTGCCAGATTCGGGAGGGGCGCTACAACTTCCTGTTCCCGACGCTGAGCCTGAACATCTACCCGGGGCACGGCAACGTCTCGACGAACCAGATCATCCCCATCGACGAGGAGAACACGCTCGCAGTCTACGAGTACTTCTTCGAAGAGGGCGCGGACGAACAGGAGGCGCAGGCCACCAGCGAGCTCATCCACCAGGTGATGATCGAGGACCTCGTGCTGTGCGAGTCGGCCCACCGGGGAGCCAAGTCCGGGCAGGTGCCGGAGGGGCGGCTCGTAACCAAGCACGAGCACTCCATCAGTCACTTCCAGGATCTCATTCGCAGTACCGTGGGTGGATGA
- a CDS encoding PDR/VanB family oxidoreductase — MHTTTTIARGPGPAAIGPEGLQLTVTRKSRVATDVVALDLRNADGAPLPAWRPGAHIEVRLPTPSGELVRHYSLCGDPADRSSWRIAVLREQAGRGGSAYIHDLLDRGETLAVTGPRNNFPLEPSGKYLFIAGGIGITPILPMVREAASRGADWRLVACTRTADRLAFAAELRRLPAGRASVHVDEDAGVLDLDRLLAGCDAGTAVYVCGPPGLIDAVDTRSATRPWRFFAEQFVADAVDTSADVAFEVEIASTGDTYIVPADSSILHTLNDAGFDLPSSCEEGTCGTCETGVLDGVPDHRDVVLSKSEKAENDCMMLCVSRAACSRLVLDL; from the coding sequence ATGCACACCACCACCACGATCGCCCGCGGGCCGGGGCCCGCCGCAATCGGCCCGGAAGGCCTGCAGCTCACCGTGACACGCAAGTCACGGGTGGCTACCGACGTCGTCGCGCTGGACCTGCGCAACGCGGACGGTGCGCCGCTGCCCGCTTGGCGACCGGGGGCGCACATCGAAGTCCGGCTGCCCACACCGAGCGGGGAGCTGGTGCGCCACTATTCACTGTGCGGCGACCCGGCCGACAGGTCGTCGTGGCGGATCGCCGTCCTCCGCGAGCAGGCCGGCCGGGGCGGTTCAGCGTACATCCACGACCTGCTCGACCGTGGTGAGACGTTGGCGGTGACAGGGCCGAGGAACAACTTTCCGCTTGAACCGAGTGGAAAGTACCTGTTCATCGCGGGTGGGATCGGCATCACCCCGATCCTGCCGATGGTCCGGGAGGCCGCATCGCGCGGGGCGGACTGGCGCCTGGTGGCCTGCACTCGCACAGCGGACCGGCTGGCGTTCGCCGCCGAGCTACGGCGATTGCCCGCCGGACGGGCCTCCGTCCACGTCGACGAGGACGCGGGCGTGCTCGACCTCGATCGCCTGCTCGCCGGCTGCGACGCCGGCACGGCGGTGTACGTGTGCGGCCCGCCCGGGCTCATCGACGCCGTCGACACCCGCAGCGCGACCCGGCCGTGGCGGTTCTTCGCCGAACAGTTCGTCGCGGACGCGGTGGACACCTCCGCCGACGTCGCGTTCGAGGTGGAGATCGCAAGCACCGGGGACACGTACATCGTGCCTGCCGACAGTTCGATCCTGCACACCCTGAACGATGCGGGATTCGACCTCCCATCCTCCTGCGAGGAGGGGACGTGCGGTACGTGTGAGACCGGCGTCCTCGACGGCGTACCCGATCACCGCGACGTCGTGCTCTCCAAGTCCGAGAAGGCAGAGAACGACTGCATGATGCTCTGCGTCTCGCGCGCCGCCTGCTCCCGGCTCGTGCTCGACCTCTAG
- a CDS encoding SDR family NAD(P)-dependent oxidoreductase: MTQSLSDSGRLAGKVAVVTGGSRGVGKAVVERFADEGAQVVAMSRSGVVDRGDVVSVQGDVSSEADVMALMSTVRARFGKLDILVNNAAVEYEATIEHTSVEDWDAVMAVNVRGPFLTAKHALDLMRAAGGGSIVNLASVDGFWAEPHLAVYNTSKGAVQALTRALAIDHGSENIRANAICPSYVLTDMLNQFFDAQDDPQRARDQAASIHPLNRMSVPADIANLALWLASDESSFASGQSYVLDGGLTAGRTVDLSRVVPAAEAAK, encoded by the coding sequence ATGACTCAATCACTGTCGGATTCCGGACGGCTGGCCGGAAAGGTGGCGGTGGTCACCGGCGGCAGCCGCGGCGTCGGAAAGGCCGTCGTCGAACGGTTCGCCGACGAGGGCGCGCAGGTGGTGGCCATGAGCCGCTCGGGCGTGGTCGACCGCGGGGACGTCGTCTCCGTGCAGGGCGATGTCAGTTCGGAGGCCGACGTGATGGCCCTGATGTCGACGGTCCGTGCACGCTTCGGCAAGCTCGACATCCTGGTCAACAATGCCGCCGTCGAGTACGAGGCCACAATCGAGCACACCTCGGTGGAGGACTGGGACGCGGTGATGGCGGTCAACGTGCGCGGCCCGTTCCTCACGGCCAAGCATGCGCTGGACCTCATGCGCGCGGCCGGCGGCGGTTCCATCGTCAACCTCGCATCGGTCGACGGGTTCTGGGCCGAGCCGCACCTTGCGGTGTACAACACGTCCAAGGGCGCTGTGCAGGCGCTGACCCGCGCCTTGGCCATCGATCACGGCAGCGAGAACATCCGCGCGAACGCCATCTGCCCCAGCTACGTGCTCACGGACATGCTGAACCAGTTCTTCGACGCGCAGGACGATCCACAGCGGGCCCGCGACCAGGCCGCGTCGATCCATCCGCTCAACCGGATGTCGGTGCCCGCCGACATCGCGAACCTGGCGTTGTGGCTGGCCAGCGATGAGTCATCCTTCGCCAGCGGTCAGTCATACGTACTCGACGGCGGGTTGACGGCGGGCCGCACCGTCGACCTGAGCCGCGTCGTCCCGGCAGCGGAGGCTGCGAAATGA
- the betT gene encoding choline BCCT transporter BetT: MTSQPTAAGDGTMPHSAEQHPTTRIRPRQDPRHRTRQIRKPVFCISAGGAFAVALWALFSPDSYASAMSASFGWITGWLGWFYILLATGALVFVIYLACSRYGRIRIGPDHSRPEFGILTWTSMLFAAGIGTDLMYFAVSGPLTHYLAPPEGPGGTEQAARKASVWTIFHYGINGWALYTVMGIALGYFAYRRGMPLAIRSALYPLLGKRVHGRAGDAVDIAAVLGTIFGVAASLGIGVVLINVGLNVVFGVAVGIPAQIGLVVVGVVVATLSAVSGIDKGIKRLSQANTALAVGLTVFVLLAGKTDYLLNALVMNVGDFIRFFPGMTMETFAMGDGNAHQWLADWTLFFWAWWAAWAAFIGMFLARVSKGRTIRQFVAGVLIIPFTYILMWVSIYGNSALDIVRSGNREFGEATVDNPEEGFFALLQNYPLFTVVAAVAGLTALLFYVTSADSAAMVMSTLTSRIDDPDDDGARAPRVFWAVATGLLTIAMLTVGGVGSLQQATVVMAIPAAIVIVMVMISLFKSLREEGAMMETAATILPNALSGRSESGDHRTWRARIRRDVAFATPEDADEFLFMDVACALQDAGDELRAAGYDVTVTACTDDDTHHVRMEITCCVDGRRPFVYAVHRDLFATPAFARRRNPSTPEVSARLVVHLDSGGQGYDVMDYTQPQLVNDLLDHLERYLEYLRLGDPSSHGIRGGTTESGSPTAEEPAPERMPVDA; the protein is encoded by the coding sequence ATGACTTCGCAACCGACCGCGGCGGGCGACGGCACTATGCCGCACTCCGCCGAGCAGCACCCCACCACGCGGATCCGGCCACGACAGGATCCGCGGCATCGCACCCGTCAGATCAGAAAGCCCGTCTTCTGCATCTCTGCGGGCGGCGCATTCGCCGTCGCCCTGTGGGCCCTGTTCTCGCCCGATTCGTACGCGAGCGCCATGTCCGCGTCGTTCGGATGGATCACCGGCTGGCTCGGGTGGTTCTACATCCTGCTCGCCACCGGCGCACTGGTGTTCGTCATCTACCTCGCCTGTTCCCGCTACGGGCGCATCCGGATCGGCCCGGACCACTCCCGCCCCGAGTTCGGCATTCTCACGTGGACATCGATGCTGTTCGCAGCCGGCATCGGCACCGACCTGATGTACTTCGCGGTGTCCGGACCATTGACGCACTATCTCGCGCCGCCCGAGGGCCCCGGCGGGACGGAGCAGGCCGCGCGGAAGGCATCGGTATGGACGATCTTCCACTACGGCATCAACGGTTGGGCGCTCTACACCGTCATGGGCATCGCGCTGGGGTACTTCGCCTACCGCCGCGGCATGCCGCTGGCGATCCGCTCCGCGCTGTACCCGCTGCTCGGCAAAAGGGTGCACGGGCGTGCAGGCGACGCCGTCGATATCGCCGCAGTGCTCGGCACGATCTTCGGCGTCGCGGCATCGCTCGGCATCGGCGTCGTCCTCATCAACGTCGGGCTGAACGTGGTGTTCGGAGTCGCGGTCGGCATCCCCGCGCAGATTGGCCTGGTGGTGGTCGGCGTAGTCGTCGCAACCCTGTCCGCGGTGTCCGGCATCGACAAGGGCATCAAGCGGCTCTCTCAGGCGAACACCGCTCTCGCCGTCGGCCTGACGGTCTTCGTCCTCTTGGCCGGCAAGACCGACTACCTGCTCAACGCGCTGGTCATGAACGTCGGTGACTTCATCCGCTTCTTCCCGGGCATGACGATGGAGACCTTCGCGATGGGCGACGGCAACGCCCACCAATGGCTCGCCGATTGGACGCTGTTCTTCTGGGCCTGGTGGGCGGCGTGGGCCGCCTTCATCGGGATGTTCCTCGCCCGGGTCTCCAAGGGCCGCACCATCCGCCAGTTCGTGGCGGGTGTGCTGATCATCCCGTTCACCTACATCCTCATGTGGGTGTCGATCTACGGGAACTCTGCGCTCGACATCGTCCGCTCCGGCAACCGAGAGTTCGGCGAGGCCACTGTCGACAACCCCGAGGAAGGTTTCTTCGCGCTCCTCCAGAACTACCCGCTGTTCACCGTCGTCGCGGCCGTCGCGGGCCTCACCGCCCTGCTGTTCTATGTGACCTCCGCCGATTCTGCGGCGATGGTGATGTCCACCCTCACCTCCCGGATCGACGATCCGGACGACGACGGCGCCCGCGCACCCCGCGTGTTCTGGGCGGTGGCGACCGGCCTGCTGACGATCGCCATGCTCACCGTGGGAGGTGTCGGCTCGCTGCAGCAGGCGACGGTCGTCATGGCGATCCCGGCGGCCATCGTCATCGTCATGGTGATGATCAGCCTGTTCAAGTCGCTGCGCGAGGAGGGCGCCATGATGGAGACTGCGGCGACGATCCTGCCGAACGCGCTGAGCGGCCGCAGCGAGTCCGGTGATCACCGGACCTGGCGGGCACGCATCCGCCGCGACGTCGCCTTCGCCACGCCCGAGGATGCGGACGAGTTCCTGTTCATGGACGTCGCCTGCGCTCTGCAGGATGCAGGCGACGAGCTGCGCGCGGCCGGGTACGACGTGACCGTCACCGCCTGCACCGACGACGACACCCATCATGTGCGGATGGAGATCACCTGTTGCGTCGACGGACGGCGGCCGTTCGTCTACGCCGTGCACCGGGACCTGTTCGCCACGCCCGCTTTCGCGCGCCGGCGGAATCCCTCAACGCCGGAGGTTTCGGCGCGCCTCGTCGTCCACCTCGACAGCGGCGGTCAGGGATACGACGTCATGGACTACACGCAGCCGCAACTGGTCAACGACCTGCTCGACCACCTCGAGCGGTATCTGGAGTACCTACGACTGGGCGATCCTTCGTCGCACGGGATCCGGGGCGGTACAACCGAATCCGGCAGCCCCACTGCGGAAGAGCCGGCACCGGAAAGAATGCCTGTCGACGCGTGA
- a CDS encoding aldehyde dehydrogenase family protein: protein MTSTAVAARPIRSINPATDEPIADYTADRPETVDAVLTRSRAAFSRWRATSLDERATRLRAMAHVLRDNATDAAALMTREMGKPVVQAEAEVEKSAGVCEYYADNLHAMLAAERADIPGREAFVQFLPLGPVLAIMPWNYPVWQVMRAAAPILSAGNTLVVKHAEGVSGSALFLQSLFAQAGLGDDVVQTILLDGPSAGLLLDDERIAAATLTGSERAGAAVGAAAGGALKKCVLELGGSDAFIVAEDADVDAAAACAVRARFQNTGQSCIAAKRFIVVEEVADRFIAALADGARALVVGDPSDRATDVGPMSRRELRDELAGQVDRAVAHGDTVIVGGAPGDGPGAFYPPTVVEVSDTASPIMREETFGPVAAVIRVPDVDAAVAVANDSPYGLSSAVWTADRDRAVAIAARLDTGGCFINSMTASDPRIPFGGVKRSGFGRELGAYGLREFVNAQTVSIPD from the coding sequence ATGACGAGCACAGCCGTGGCCGCGCGGCCCATTCGCAGCATCAATCCTGCGACCGACGAACCCATCGCCGACTACACCGCGGATCGGCCGGAGACGGTCGACGCGGTCCTCACTCGCAGCCGTGCGGCCTTCTCGCGCTGGCGCGCGACGTCCCTCGATGAACGCGCCACACGGTTGCGCGCAATGGCGCACGTGTTGCGGGACAACGCGACGGATGCGGCGGCGCTGATGACCCGCGAGATGGGCAAGCCTGTCGTGCAGGCCGAGGCGGAGGTGGAGAAGTCGGCGGGCGTGTGCGAGTACTACGCGGACAACCTGCACGCCATGCTGGCTGCCGAGCGCGCCGACATCCCCGGCCGCGAGGCCTTCGTGCAGTTCCTGCCCCTGGGGCCGGTTCTCGCGATCATGCCGTGGAACTATCCGGTGTGGCAGGTCATGCGCGCGGCGGCGCCGATCCTGTCCGCGGGGAACACGCTCGTCGTCAAGCATGCGGAAGGCGTCAGCGGATCCGCCCTCTTCCTTCAGAGCCTGTTCGCGCAAGCCGGTCTGGGTGACGATGTGGTGCAGACGATCCTGCTCGACGGGCCGAGCGCAGGCCTACTGCTCGACGACGAGCGCATTGCGGCGGCGACGCTGACCGGGAGCGAAAGGGCCGGCGCGGCCGTCGGTGCCGCAGCGGGCGGCGCGCTCAAAAAGTGCGTGCTCGAGCTCGGCGGCAGCGATGCGTTCATCGTCGCCGAGGACGCCGACGTGGACGCGGCCGCGGCGTGTGCGGTTCGCGCCCGATTCCAGAACACCGGTCAAAGCTGCATCGCGGCAAAGCGGTTCATTGTCGTCGAGGAGGTGGCGGACAGGTTCATCGCCGCGCTCGCCGACGGGGCGCGGGCGTTGGTCGTGGGCGACCCGTCCGACCGCGCCACCGATGTCGGGCCCATGTCGCGCCGTGAGCTGCGCGACGAGCTGGCCGGCCAGGTGGACCGTGCCGTGGCGCACGGGGACACGGTCATCGTCGGCGGTGCGCCGGGGGACGGGCCGGGTGCGTTCTACCCGCCCACGGTCGTGGAGGTGTCGGATACCGCGTCGCCGATCATGCGTGAGGAGACTTTCGGCCCGGTGGCGGCCGTCATTCGCGTGCCGGACGTGGACGCCGCCGTCGCGGTGGCCAACGACTCGCCGTACGGGCTCAGCTCCGCCGTGTGGACGGCGGACCGGGACCGGGCGGTTGCGATCGCAGCACGTCTCGACACAGGCGGGTGCTTCATCAACTCGATGACGGCGTCGGACCCGCGGATCCCGTTCGGCGGCGTCAAGCGCAGCGGATTCGGCCGAGAGCTCGGCGCCTACGGTCTTCGCGAGTTCGTCAATGCGCAGACCGTATCCATCCCGGACTGA
- a CDS encoding 3-carboxyethylcatechol 2,3-dioxygenase, which produces MPLGLVTTSHSPLMGVNHPADDVQRDVDTAFDEARRFCAEFDPDLVVIFAPDHYNGVFYDLMPPFCIGQRAVTVGDYGTAAGPLDVPTERSRALAQHVLDAGVDVAVSERMRLDHGFAQPLELLFGAVDAVPTIPVFLNAVAIPLGPASRARALGAAIGGFLAEGDERALIVGSGGLSHDPPVPELVGAAPEVAERLIAGRDPGPDVRAERQRRVVQAGRDLAAGTAAIAPLNPEWDNDFLDLLAEGRLDDVDGWTTAWCTEAAGHSSHEVRTWIAAYSALAAAGRYSMRSRFYRPIPEWIAGFGITTAISQGN; this is translated from the coding sequence ATGCCACTCGGACTGGTCACCACCTCGCACTCGCCGCTGATGGGGGTCAACCACCCAGCGGACGATGTGCAGCGGGACGTCGACACCGCGTTCGACGAAGCCCGCCGGTTTTGCGCGGAGTTCGACCCGGACCTGGTCGTCATCTTCGCACCGGACCATTACAACGGCGTCTTCTATGACCTGATGCCGCCGTTCTGCATCGGTCAGCGGGCCGTCACCGTCGGCGATTACGGCACCGCCGCGGGCCCGCTGGACGTGCCGACGGAGCGTTCTCGCGCGCTCGCGCAGCATGTGCTCGACGCGGGGGTCGACGTCGCGGTCTCCGAGCGGATGCGTCTCGACCACGGCTTCGCCCAACCGCTCGAGCTGCTCTTCGGAGCGGTCGATGCGGTGCCGACGATCCCGGTGTTCCTCAACGCCGTCGCCATCCCGCTCGGTCCCGCATCGCGCGCACGCGCACTGGGAGCGGCGATCGGCGGATTTCTCGCGGAGGGGGACGAGAGGGCGCTGATCGTCGGATCGGGTGGGCTCTCGCACGATCCGCCCGTCCCCGAGCTGGTGGGCGCCGCGCCGGAGGTGGCCGAGCGCCTCATCGCCGGCCGCGACCCCGGTCCGGACGTGCGCGCGGAGCGCCAACGGCGCGTGGTCCAGGCCGGTCGTGACCTGGCGGCCGGCACGGCCGCGATTGCGCCGCTGAATCCCGAGTGGGACAACGACTTCCTCGACCTGCTCGCGGAGGGGCGCCTCGACGACGTCGACGGGTGGACGACCGCCTGGTGCACTGAAGCCGCCGGTCACTCGTCGCACGAGGTGCGCACCTGGATCGCGGCGTACTCCGCGCTCGCGGCAGCGGGGCGGTACTCGATGCGATCCCGCTTCTACCGGCCGATCCCCGAGTGGATTGCCGGGTTCGGCATCACCACTGCCATTTCACAGGGCAACTAG
- a CDS encoding alpha/beta fold hydrolase: MLATNPSIWTALLGTDFTVRHVAVGGWSTRILEAGSAPQAVVMLPGTGGHLEFCARNVAALAENYRVIALDYPGHGYTTHTTRGLELADYVEHLRALLDVLGIDRAHLNGESLGGWIAVKFAVAHPERVDKLVLNTPGGAVANPAARERLRTLSQAAADDPSPERIRTRLEWLMAHDETVSDELVDVRRTIYSQPTFSESMRGILALQDDAIRDRNVITDDELAAIKHSTLVVWTSDDPSGPAAAGLEMAKKIENGRFQLINDAGHWPQWEQFDEFNDLVLGFLAEPN; this comes from the coding sequence ATGCTTGCAACGAACCCCAGCATTTGGACCGCCCTGCTCGGCACCGATTTCACGGTCCGCCACGTCGCCGTCGGCGGATGGTCCACGCGGATCCTCGAGGCCGGAAGCGCGCCGCAGGCCGTGGTGATGCTTCCCGGCACGGGAGGCCACCTCGAATTCTGCGCCCGCAACGTCGCCGCATTGGCCGAGAACTACCGGGTGATCGCGCTCGACTACCCCGGCCACGGCTACACCACCCACACCACGCGGGGGCTCGAGCTGGCCGACTACGTCGAGCATCTCCGCGCGTTGCTCGACGTGCTCGGCATCGACCGCGCGCACCTCAACGGCGAATCCCTCGGCGGCTGGATCGCGGTCAAGTTCGCCGTTGCCCACCCGGAGCGCGTCGACAAGCTGGTGCTCAACACGCCGGGCGGGGCGGTCGCGAATCCCGCCGCGCGCGAGCGCTTGCGCACGCTGTCGCAGGCCGCGGCGGACGATCCCAGCCCCGAGCGCATCCGCACACGACTCGAGTGGCTGATGGCGCACGACGAGACAGTCAGCGACGAGCTCGTCGACGTGCGCCGCACCATTTACTCGCAGCCCACGTTCAGCGAGTCGATGCGCGGGATCCTCGCACTGCAGGACGATGCCATTCGTGACCGGAACGTCATCACCGACGACGAGCTCGCCGCGATCAAGCACTCGACGCTGGTGGTGTGGACGAGCGACGACCCGTCGGGGCCGGCCGCCGCCGGGCTCGAGATGGCCAAGAAGATCGAGAACGGCCGGTTCCAATTGATCAACGACGCCGGTCACTGGCCCCAATGGGAACAGTTCGACGAGTTCAACGACCTGGTGCTGGGCTTCCTGGCCGAGCCGAACTGA